A single window of Pseudarthrobacter psychrotolerans DNA harbors:
- a CDS encoding multicopper oxidase domain-containing protein, with translation MDSGRFQKPEKVEELLLTPGNRADLLVTTATGDSVLRALYENRGSLPGMMGPEFGARSPAEEPDGAALATLRVLGEPDAPPTAVPAQQGLGDLRSSAIAARRHIVLAAGMGMGGRAGMMSFTINGREFNEARTDTMVASGTVEEWTLTNTSPMDHPFHLHVWPMQIIEENGQGKQAAVWQDVVNVPANGRVNVRVAFKDFRGRSAYHCHILDHEDLGMMGVIDAQ, from the coding sequence ATGGACTCCGGCCGCTTCCAGAAACCGGAAAAAGTGGAGGAACTACTGCTCACGCCGGGAAACCGGGCAGACCTCCTCGTGACCACGGCAACCGGCGACTCCGTCCTGCGTGCGCTCTACGAGAACCGGGGAAGCCTGCCGGGCATGATGGGCCCCGAATTCGGAGCGCGGAGCCCTGCAGAGGAGCCGGACGGCGCGGCACTGGCCACGCTCCGCGTATTAGGCGAACCGGACGCACCCCCAACGGCCGTGCCCGCCCAGCAAGGACTCGGAGACCTGCGGTCATCCGCAATCGCTGCACGCCGACACATCGTCCTGGCCGCCGGCATGGGCATGGGCGGACGCGCCGGCATGATGAGTTTCACCATCAACGGCAGGGAATTCAACGAGGCCAGAACAGACACAATGGTCGCGAGCGGGACCGTGGAGGAATGGACACTGACCAACACCAGTCCCATGGACCACCCGTTCCACCTTCACGTCTGGCCGATGCAGATCATCGAGGAAAACGGCCAAGGCAAGCAGGCCGCCGTCTGGCAGGACGTAGTGAACGTCCCAGCCAACGGGAGGGTAAATGTCAGAGTGGCCTTCAAGGACTTCCGCGGACGCTCCGCCTACCACTGCCATATCCTTGACCACGAAGACCTCGGCATGATGGGCGTCATCGATGCGCAGTGA
- a CDS encoding CPBP family intramembrane glutamic endopeptidase — protein MTSTSTQPPRTVLTWKLVPAVLLSASGVLLFGVENDPVGYSMLALSVVTAVRIDREFLRHLALIAAGMMIISLVPLNADLSISHMTLMGGALALAVLVPWLVSRFVYGEKIIKFPVNTGRKWPLSAKLYLIAVVALGYLILPVYLIRTDVYQNWPDASDATIFWRLFLGVNAVGIWDELFFICTTFTLLRRHFPDWLANILQAVVFSSFLWEIGYMAWGPLLTFPFALLQGYTFKLTKSFTYVVTVHLVFDFVLFLALVHAHNRDWLPIFLY, from the coding sequence GTGACATCGACCTCGACGCAGCCACCCCGCACTGTGCTCACCTGGAAACTGGTGCCTGCGGTGCTCCTCTCTGCGTCCGGAGTGCTGCTATTCGGCGTCGAGAATGACCCCGTGGGCTACAGCATGCTGGCCTTGAGTGTGGTTACGGCAGTACGGATCGATCGCGAGTTCCTGCGGCACCTCGCGCTGATTGCGGCAGGAATGATGATCATCAGCCTGGTTCCGCTGAACGCTGACTTGAGCATCTCGCACATGACTCTGATGGGCGGTGCCCTTGCGTTGGCCGTGCTGGTGCCGTGGCTGGTGTCCCGGTTCGTCTACGGCGAGAAGATCATCAAATTTCCGGTGAACACGGGCCGTAAATGGCCTTTGTCAGCGAAGCTGTATCTGATCGCTGTCGTGGCCCTCGGTTACTTGATCCTGCCGGTCTACCTGATCCGCACGGACGTGTATCAGAACTGGCCGGACGCGTCCGACGCCACCATCTTTTGGCGGCTGTTTCTCGGCGTGAACGCAGTTGGTATTTGGGACGAACTGTTCTTCATCTGTACTACGTTCACGCTGCTGCGGCGGCACTTCCCGGACTGGCTCGCCAACATTCTGCAGGCCGTGGTCTTCTCGTCGTTCCTGTGGGAGATCGGCTACATGGCCTGGGGTCCGCTGCTGACGTTCCCGTTCGCGCTGCTGCAGGGCTACACCTTCAAGCTGACCAAGTCGTTCACCTATGTGGTGACGGTGCACCTGGTCTTCGACTTCGTGCTCTTCCTCGCGCTGGTGCATGCCCACAACCGCGACTGGCTGCCGATCTTCTTGTACTGA